The nucleotide window AATTTGCTGCAACGGCGTCCTGTGCAGTCAGCTCCGTGGTGCTGTAGTGGAACGACCGCTCCTCGAGGATGATGTACTTGCCGTCGGCATCCAGGTcgttgatggtgtcgaggttAGAGGCCATGTGCGACCCCGACTTGCCACGCTTGCGGCCCTTGTTCTTTGCATAAGACCCGATGGTAATGACAGTGTTGCTCGGTCCGGTGCTCCCTCCCCGGAGGCCGGCTGACTTGGAGTTGCCCGTCGGCCGGGCGGAGCTTCCGAGAGCAGACTTGCCAAACACCTTCCGGATCAGAGGGTAAAGGCAGGGGATGCAGGCGCCGATGATGACACAGTTGGCTTCAATGCTGTGTACCAAGTCAGCACTCCGTCCTCCTCTTTGCGTCCCCAACTGCACTGATCTTTCACTTACTTTGTCCAAAGAACCACGTCGTCGACCGTGTATGTAAAGTCTTTGACCTCCAGGAGGCCACTCAGCGTGTAGCACTTGTAGCAAGTGATGACACCAGCGCAATATCCGAAACCCAACGAGGAGGAAAGAGccagcttcttcctccagtTGAGCTGAAGTTGGAAGAGAACGACAGTGGGATATATGGCGAGGTAAAAGTCGAAAAGAACGGAATAGATTCCCAGCGCCATAGCATAGTCGACGGTGATTTGCCGGTCCCAGCATTTCCCATCAGCCTCCAGCCACTGTGCGCGGGCCGGGGTGCATTGGGCGAAGTTGATGACGAGCAtaccgagggcgaggaggccgTAGATGATCGAGACGATCCACATGACAATGCGGTGGGCGCGCCCCGGGTTCAGCAGTTTGCGCAGCAAAACGACAACGGCAAACTTGGGGATCGTGAAGGATGACACGCCAGGAACGAAGGAAATAACGGTGTAATACAGGGCCTTTTTGACGTCCTCCTGGCTCAGCGTGTCCAAATGtctgccgccgccatggGAGATGGCGGCGCCAGCAAGGCCGACGTAGATAATGCATAGACACTGTACTCGTGAGTTTCTCTATCCCCTGCTGGATTTTATGGTCGCCTGGACTTACAATGGAAAACAGAGTGATGTAGTCGTCAAGATAGATCTTGCCCATCGAAATGACTCTGCTGTACACTCTTCCCGCAACAAAGATAGTTCCAAGCAAGGTCATCGTCGAAGTTACGCCCAAAATAGTCGGCCCCTTGTTCTCTTCAGCGTATCCAGGATAGGGCTCCACGAAGGGAGGCGGGCCGTCAGTGGTAGACATGGTTGTCgggatgtcgtcgtcgtcgttgggcACAAGAAAGGAATGTCGTGTGGTTGGTTCAAAAACCACTTCTAGTGGGAACTGGCGGTTGTTGATCCACGATGGACGCTCTGCTGGTCGATCAAGACCAGGCCTGATCGTGGGGAAGATCCAAACTGACGGGACAGGGACGTGGATCtgaaaaggaagaggggcAGAGACGATCTTTATCAACCTTGGGTCTTGAGCAGAGAGGGACCTTCATCCACGGGTAGGGCAACCGCCACTCAACTGGATAATATCAAGCTCAAACGCAACCGTGGGATCCGCTTGACTGTGTCCGACCGGTGTGAAGATATTCGGGGGGCGTGTTCAGAAAAGGTCAGCACAGGCAAGGCTCCCAGGAACCAAACCCGGCTTGAAGTGTGGTGCACCGGTATCGTGGATGGGTCTTGAGCGGTGCAAGCAGCAAAGCTCATGGCAACAGGTGGACCATCATGAGATCTTTCATCCAAACATGGACAATCACCTTGTCTGAAGGAAGCAAGCACGGACACGCCGGGACGGTCTTCTACGCACGCTAAAACATCTCTGGATACCATTGCATACCGATGAGGACGACTGCAGCACGGGTCCCTTGCTTGTTGTCCGAGCGAGAGTCTCCAGCCCCGCCGTTAACTGTGTCCGTCACCACCTAGGTACCATCCATCAGTCTGGCTCCCATTTGTGCGTGACAATCTCAGCACAGACCAGACTACTTACCACAGCTGGCATTTTTGGTGTGTCGCAAAGTACACACCCACGTGATTTCAACAATCGATAATGGCCAGTCTTCCCAGGGCGTCTTGGCACGCATAAATGGGGGTAAAAGCTTCAAAGTACCCTCCAGGGCACCCTCGCACTGGATATCTTGGCAGACTGTACAACGTCTTGGCAGTGGTTCTGGAGGGTCTCAGCTGGGGAAACATCCTGGACGATGTATTGGATGTTGTGACTCTGATCATACGACTTGCCCACAGCTCTGTGCGGCCTTGTGGAAACTGGAAGAAACGCTCGGGCGTTCAATCCAGGGTCTTCATCAGACTCTGCAAGCACGTGTCTCTCATCAACTTGCTTGCCTACGGGATACGGATAACCAAGGGAAGAGGACTTGTAAAGTTTAGGTAATTAATAAGCATGTTGAGATAGTGGTTTAGAGGTCTTCAAAGAATCTACATATTGAAAATAGTCGACTGCATTTCTCTTATCCCTCGAGATCTTGTTTTTTGTCCATGATGTGTATCGGTGCTTCTCTACCATCCTCCTAAAATTCCTGTGAGAGTGGTTAATTGGCCTGGCACGCCTGGATAAAAGAAAACTTAGCGAAAGGCCGTGCACTGAGAAGACAGTCGGGACATTGATCTCAACGGCTCCTCCGCTCGGTGATGCAACTAAATTCAGATACAAATTTCCTGCCTGCCATCGCACTGAGTGTGAACATCTTCTATTTACTGTTGAAAAAAACTGGAACATGATTGCAGCGGTTGATCATGCTGATAGAATTCACGTACAGGGCCCACGGTTTGATTTGATTCGAATTTTACCGAGAATTAAACCCCTTTTTTCCTCTGCTGTCTTGACCCGTACATACCTTACCTGGCAGGCCATTCATCTGATGGTAATCGGCACATTCTACCAAGTCCACACAATGCTCCGGTCCACGTTGGATTGCGTGGAGCATTGCGTGTTGCATTTAAGCTAACCCTTGCCACCGCAACTGGCAAGAGATGTGACTGTGATTCCAGCTTTGCCAAAGGCTTCTCGACGCTGCCAGGCCACATTGTAGACAACATAAATGGTACTGCAAGTCGGTAAAACACATAATCCTGATCAATCTACGCCTCATTAGAATAAAAATAGGCCTTGGTGGATAATTGTTAGGCtttaaaagatagtcaaGTGTCCTCAAAAATAGATaaaaggccttgaaagatagttcacaggccttaaaagatagttaggAGGCTTTAAAGGATTGTTAAAAGGCCTTTAAAATAGTTAAAAGGCCTTAAAGAATAGTTAAAAGGCCCTGAAAGATAGTTAAGAGACCTTAAAAGAAAGTCAAAAGGCCTTAAAAAAATCGAAAGGGCTTGAAAAATAGTTGAAAGGCTAGTTAAATATCCGTTTAAGGCATGGTTCAGTATTTCTCAGTATTAGTTACCTACGCAGCGTATTTTCTATATGACGTGTAGGCGTAGCTCGCCGTCGGGTGAACCCATCTCCATTGTGTATCGGTTTGCGGTGAGTTGGACGATGTTTTGTTCTGTTTCCATCGAGGCGAAACAGTCAAGACTTTTAGCAACGCATGTTGGAACAGGGGGTCCAAAATCAAGAGCTAGCTGATGAAGCCCTTGGCCAGTGTGTCAGTCTAGCTGTTATTGCGTGATACTTGCTAAAGCACCTGTGAGAGCTGAAACCAGCAGAAGAGACATTGCCTCATTCCCCTCTTACTGGTACATACATATCGTAGCTAACCAACGAAATAGCACCTGTGCCAACAATGATTATTTGATCCGAGCTTGTCGTTCGTAGATGGGAAATTCCGCAGTGTTGAGGCTCCATAATTCCGATGATCCTGTCCTAGGATAGACGCTAGTAGccactcactcaccccaCAAAATGGATTTGAACTACCCCAGCCGCAAAACTCCGGCCAATTCCTTCTATTCCACTCTCTTGCCGAACTGGGGTCGGGGCAGGCACCTCATctttcaaccaccaacaacattcCGCCACACGCAAGTCGCTCCCAATACGGATGGGGATGAACCTTGTCGTCAGTTGCCCTTGCAGCTTTAGTATTTACTTATCTCAAATCACCTGTCCCGCCCGGCAGGGTAGGCAGGTTAACTTAGATGGCAGGAGTGCCGAGGTGAGTAAGGGACTGACGGGGGTCTCCTGGGAGTGAGGGTTACACTGCGTCTGATTGTCCTGTCCAACAGCATGCTCAGCGCATTCGGCATTTGCTTGCTGCATGAAGCCAAGTCTTCTCGCAGGACAGAGATGCAGGCCCAGAAGAAATTGAAATATTGTCACCATGCAGGCATGGGGTTGCTTCTAACTGCTTCTCGACTGcatgtgttgttgttgtgaatGGTCAAGCCACTAAGCGCACCTAGGATGCTGCTGGCATCCTGTTGGGCTTGCATTGTGAGGTTCGATGCATTAGCGCACTTCCAATCTTTGTAATCGGTCATTCGCAGCATTGTTGGTGTAAGGTGAGCCCAGGCTGTTGCAACGCTGCCTATGGAAAAGAGGAATAGCCCGAAGTGCTATTGGATACCCCCTTTGCCGGCGATGCCACCCGGGGACCTGACGAGACCCAAGCCCTTGCTCTTACGGCGAACATGCTCAACCACCACGTGGGACTGAGGGCTCGGCAGCGATAGTAACCTGCCGCGCGCGGATGGTTAAATACTCTCCTTTCCATCCAACATTTGGATCGCAACGCAGCATCGCTTCCAGAGGCAATAATTCTGCTTCAGTCGTTCTTTTTTTCCACAATCTGTACCGTACTCCGCATACCCGGCCATTTCCGTATTAGTactcttcctcaacctccctgGCTGGAATCATGTTGTCGATTCCGACTCTCCTCCGGCTTTCGGCCATCGTCGGGCTCATCCCGTCCGTCGCGGCTGCGGCTCTCTCGGTCAATGCGCAAAAGGTGGAGGATCGCGCCATCACTCCGCTCACATGTCTCTTCTTTGGCGATATCGTGTCCCCCTGGTGGCTCAACAGGTGCAAGCAGCATCTCGACATGGTTGTCATCGATCTCCGGTCCGCGGCTGAGTATGCTGTGTCCCACATCCCTGGCAGCATCAGCGCCCCCTTTGAGCCCATCTCGGCGTGGTCTCAGATGGGGCCCGGTGATCTTCTTTTGGAACTTCCCGAGTACAATGATctcgccgccttcctcgGGTCGATCGGTGTGAGCAACTCACCATCCGCCACTAAaatcgtcctcgtcaacgGCGTCGACCcgacctccttctcccaggCCGCCTCGCCCCGCGTGGCCACCACTCTTAGGTTTGCTGGCCTGGCCGAGGGCCGAGTTGCCATCCTGGATGGTGGATTTCCCGCCTGGACAAGGGAATCCctccccgtcaccaccgaCGTTCCCGTTCCCGTCCCCCGCACGTTCGTCTCTGCTCCGGACAGAAGCTTCTTGGTCGACATCAACTACGTCGCCTCCAAGCTCCACAAGAACAAGCAGGGCATCTTCATTCTCGACGGCCGTGACCCGGATGTCTACAACGGCACcaggttggaggagtgggCTCTCAAGCCGGGCCACATTCCCTCGGCCAAGAATCTGCCCACCGCAAATATCTGGAACCCAGATGGAAGCTTCAAGAGCACCTTTGAgcttctcgccctcctccgccagcagATCGGTTACGGCGCCTCCCGCTCTTACGGCGAAATCATAGTCAGCTGTGGTGTGGGAGGTTTCGGCAGTGGGCTCCTGTTTACGTTAACGAGGGTACTGGGTTTCGGTGACAATGTGAAGTTCTATGATGGCAGCGCTCAGGAATGGAGTCGTCACTTTGATATGGAGAtctagggttagggttttgAATGCCAAGTCTCAGGAGGTGCGGCCTGTGCGCGTCAAGTACGCAATTTTTGGGGCCGGACGTAGATATAGTTGTTATCTAATCTAATCATCTGATCTTATCAAGGTATTCCGCGCATCACTGCCTGTGAGTGACAGCGCATCATCCGTGCAAATCCCATCAAAAGACAAAGTCCAAACATCGCACACAGCCGAGGTCATGATTTGGCGATGGTTGCGCAAGTGGCCGACCTCCTCCGTTCCAATGGCCGCACGACCGTGTCGTTTTTAATCCATGCAAGGTTGATTATTCTCCGAACTGTGGCACTTTTTGTCAAAAGTCAAGTGCATGAATCCAACCACAGGGACTAGCGAGTTCCATCTCAGAAAGGCACTGATTGCTATGGAATGTGCCAAAATAGTGTATGGCATCACCGTTTTGAGTCTCTTGCATCGGCGTGATATACCTATCTGGCGCTGCAAGTTTCACCAAAGCCCATGATGGTCGGGTGTCAATCGGTAACCAGAATGCTACACTGACGGAAAGACGTTCCAGCGGCGCTACCTCCTACCGCACGAACCTACACAGCGACACAGTTACATTGAGCTTTGTTGGAAAAGTCTTGGAAAGGGGCGTGAATGATACAGGCCAAGGATATCACTAATCCAGCACTACTGCATTTCCAAACTTCGAATCATCGTCTTTGCCactaacgtatattataagcgagcgaccaatataagcgagcgaccacctttttcacGCGACGCgtaacctcaacctcaacaccttaTTTTCTTAACATTCCAAAATGCCATCTACTTCAAAGGAAGCCCATATAATCTTAGCCCTTAAGGCTCTTCGAAATGATAAAAATCTAAGTGTATCAGCTGCAGCCAAGATATATAACGTCGATCGCAGTACGCTTAGACAccgacgcgccggccggcctaCACAACGCGATACTACGCCCAGATCGAAGAAGCTTACTTAATCCGAAGAGAAGGCTATTGtttactatattattaagctatcTACGCGAGCTTTTCCACCAAGGTTACGTAGTGTGGAAGATATAGCTAACTAACTACTACGCGTACGTAACGCGCCGCCTATTAGTAAGCTCTAAGTATATAACTTCGTTAAACGCTAGCTATAGCTCCGTACGCGTTTTATGTATAAATACGACTACTAGAGGGCTAAGTATAAGGATCCGAAGGTTATTACCGAGTAGTTTACACTCGTACGGAATATTAAGGCTAAGTACGGTATTATAAATAACGATATCTATAATTTCGACGAAACTAGGTTTATAATAGGTATTATTTTTATAGGTATAGTAGTTATAACCTCGGACGGctttagtaaagtaaaactaGTTTAGCCTAATAACCACGAGtaaataatagtaatttaGGGAATTAATATCTTcgtgtcacagttaacccaacggcaggccgcgcagtaggtggggcgcggggcgtccccagccaatcattaagggaaccaggaggcagccaatcaaggctggccaggagtgctacggcgccaagaggcctgagcagtctgcaggatgcaagatgctacgggtgatcgaaggcatagcacgacgagcactccgcaggatgcaaagtgctatgagtgatcggggccgtagcagggcgagcacctcaaggccccgaggtctatatatacggaggaactggctggtgtagatagacagttccgcagtatgcaatttcaagttgtattcacggtatcttgtgtttacattgagacatcttgtcgtacactgtttagctgtaccgaaccaggattattcagaagtagccttcaaccggtatccctttcagaggttctggataggggttcgtcatacttCGGTTAGgctattttactttttattattttaactatatagtattactttattaattaatatactaaatataatttattatttatttaacgTATCGTAATTACcgataataattaaattattaatccGGTAAActtaaattaaattaagtactttaattattatatagcgtcCCGTACAAAGGGtaaataccggttattaatCTTCGATAGTTAcgaaaattattatttaattaaatttaaacGCTACTACTAAcaaaataatattattacgcttTATATACCTCTATACTCCTTTTACCTCCTCTAGCTACTcgatattaattactttaggccGCTAAAATAAGCGTACGGCCGCTAGATCGAGggcttaatatatatatatattaactaCGTAAGTAAGCTCGagtttctttatattttcCGCGAAGCTTTCTTCGCCTCTATAACGGAGAAGAATATATAGAGTAGCTTTATAAGTACTAGCCTTATACTATACGATTTAAAGAGGGTACTTTTTAAGCTAAATATAAAGCTTTATATACTAATATCCCTATCCTTAAGGCCGGGCACGGTACTACCTTAGGTATTCTAGACATTATAAAACCCCCGAAAAACTAATTTACAGTTAACGCTTATTAAAACTTACATTactaattattaaaatagctccccgactttaatattaattactataaactAGCTTACTAAGGATACGATAGCTATAATGCACTAGGTGGCCCTCCTTTAGTTAGAGAACGCTTCGCTCTACAAGGCTAATAAGGCACTAAATAAGCGCCGGAAAGCTAAAAAAATACGtgtacggctcggaggatcactTACTGTGCAAGATGCATAGGATCTACTGGACtagaaggccgtgggtggggaggcagtggaagaaatatagccggatggcggtagtgtagggggggctcgtacgaaggttcagtgctgtggtatgtgcggcaagcctggcc belongs to Podospora bellae-mahoneyi strain CBS 112042 chromosome 6, whole genome shotgun sequence and includes:
- a CDS encoding hypothetical protein (antiSMASH:Cluster_1; EggNog:ENOG503PX77; COG:V), which encodes MLSIPTLLRLSAIVGLIPSVAAAALSVNAQKVEDRAITPLTCLFFGDIVSPWWLNRCKQHLDMVVIDLRSAAEYAVSHIPGSISAPFEPISAWSQMGPGDLLLELPEYNDLAAFLGSIGVSNSPSATKIVLVNGVDPTSFSQAASPRVATTLRFAGLAEGRVAILDGGFPAWTRESLPVTTDVPVPVPRTFVSAPDRSFLVDINYVASKLHKNKQGIFILDGRDPDVYNGTRLEEWALKPGHIPSAKNLPTANIWNPDGSFKSTFELLALLRQQIGYGASRSYGEIIVSCGVGGFGSGLLFTLTRVLGFGDNVKFYDGSAQEWSRHFDMEI
- a CDS encoding hypothetical protein (antiSMASH:Cluster_1; COG:S; EggNog:ENOG503P4GH), producing the protein MSTTDGPPPFVEPYPGYAEENKGPTILGVTSTMTLLGTIFVAGRVYSRVISMGKIYLDDYITLFSICLCIIYVGLAGAAISHGGGRHLDTLSQEDVKKALYYTVISFVPGVSSFTIPKFAVVVLLRKLLNPGRAHRIVMWIVSIIYGLLALGMLVINFAQCTPARAQWLEADGKCWDRQITVDYAMALGIYSVLFDFYLAIYPTVVLFQLQLNWRKKLALSSSLGFGYCAGVITCYKCYTLSGLLEVKDFTYTVDDVVLWTNIEANCVIIGACIPCLYPLIRKVFGKSALGSSARPTGNSKSAGLRGGSTGPSNTVITIGSYAKNKGRKRGKSGSHMASNLDTINDLDADGKYIILEERSFHYSTTELTAQDAVAANSQVAQTKAARQEGW